The proteins below come from a single Isoptericola dokdonensis DS-3 genomic window:
- a CDS encoding lysophospholipid acyltransferase family protein, translating into MTYRVLKLIASLLVAVFLRPRVTGLHHIPVRGPVIIASNHLSFIDSIILPLVVPRHVTFIAKAEYWTGRGIKGRVSRWFFTTMGHIPVDRTDPRAGQRSLEDALAVLQRGGAFGIYPEGTRSRDGRLQKGHTGVAWLALAGSTPVVPVALRGTDRVQPVGKMPRPVRGVEVTFGPPLDPSRQIAAGTRPAQARRELTDQVMASIHAMSGQELVA; encoded by the coding sequence GTGACCTACCGTGTGCTCAAGCTGATCGCGTCGCTCCTGGTGGCCGTCTTCCTGCGGCCACGGGTGACCGGACTGCACCACATCCCGGTGCGCGGTCCCGTCATCATCGCCAGCAACCACCTGTCGTTCATCGACTCGATCATCCTGCCCCTGGTGGTGCCGCGGCACGTCACGTTCATCGCGAAGGCCGAGTACTGGACGGGGCGCGGGATCAAGGGGCGCGTCTCCCGCTGGTTCTTCACCACGATGGGCCACATCCCCGTCGACCGCACCGACCCGCGCGCCGGCCAGCGTTCCCTCGAGGACGCCCTGGCCGTGCTCCAGCGCGGCGGCGCGTTCGGCATCTACCCCGAGGGCACCCGGTCGCGCGACGGCCGCCTCCAGAAGGGGCACACCGGGGTCGCGTGGCTGGCCCTGGCCGGGTCGACGCCGGTCGTGCCCGTCGCGCTGCGCGGCACCGACCGCGTCCAGCCCGTCGGAAAGATGCCGCGACCCGTCCGCGGCGTCGAGGTCACGTTCGGGCCGCCCCTCGACCCCTCCCGGCAGATCGCGGCGGGCACCAGGCCCGCACAGGCGCGGCGCGAGCTCACCGACCAGGTCATGGCCTCCATCCACGCGATGAGCGGCCAGGAGCTCGTCGCCTGA
- a CDS encoding beta-ketoacyl-[acyl-carrier-protein] synthase family protein has protein sequence MRRTVVTGIGAVTPLGLTGPQTWAALLAGRSGVAPLDDDWPQDVPVRIGARVDDRFVDALQVREQRRTDRGEQLALVTGRQAWDDAGAPDVEPERLGVAIGTANGGFGTTLRQHLLLKGQGHRAVSPHAVTMVMNNGPAAWVSIDLGAKAGARAPVSACAAGVEAILAGRSMIRDGEADIVVCGGVEATIVDLCVSAFARSRAMSTRNDEPERASRPFDAGRDGFVMGEGCVLVVLEAEEHARARGARVHGVVEGGSLTSDAHDIVGGEPVNQARTIRLALRSAGLDPADVGLVHAHATSTPAGDLNEARALRSVFGDPPPVTATKASTGHLLGASGPLGVLAALGGLGAFGDAVVPPTLNLDEQDPGVDLDVVTAARPTSARHALVDAFGFGGHSSALVLSRA, from the coding sequence GTGCGACGGACGGTGGTCACGGGTATCGGGGCGGTCACGCCCCTGGGTCTCACGGGGCCGCAGACGTGGGCGGCGCTGCTCGCCGGGAGGTCCGGGGTCGCGCCGCTCGACGACGACTGGCCGCAGGACGTCCCCGTCCGGATCGGCGCCCGCGTCGACGACCGGTTCGTCGACGCGCTCCAGGTCCGCGAGCAGCGCCGCACCGACCGCGGCGAACAGCTCGCCCTGGTCACCGGGCGCCAGGCGTGGGACGACGCCGGAGCACCGGACGTCGAACCGGAACGCCTCGGCGTCGCTATCGGCACCGCCAACGGCGGGTTCGGCACCACCCTGCGCCAGCACCTGCTGCTCAAGGGGCAGGGGCACCGCGCCGTCAGCCCGCACGCGGTGACCATGGTGATGAACAACGGACCGGCCGCCTGGGTGTCCATCGACCTCGGCGCGAAGGCCGGCGCGCGCGCACCCGTCAGCGCCTGCGCCGCCGGGGTCGAGGCGATCCTCGCCGGACGGTCCATGATCCGTGACGGCGAGGCCGACATCGTCGTGTGCGGCGGCGTCGAGGCCACCATCGTCGACCTGTGCGTCTCCGCGTTCGCCCGGTCCCGCGCGATGTCCACCCGCAACGACGAGCCCGAACGCGCCTCCCGGCCGTTCGACGCCGGCCGCGACGGGTTCGTCATGGGCGAGGGCTGCGTGCTCGTGGTGCTGGAGGCCGAGGAGCACGCCCGCGCCCGCGGGGCGCGCGTCCACGGCGTCGTCGAGGGCGGGTCCCTGACCTCCGACGCCCACGACATCGTCGGCGGGGAGCCCGTCAACCAGGCACGCACCATCCGCCTCGCGCTGCGGTCCGCGGGGCTCGATCCCGCCGACGTCGGGCTCGTCCACGCCCACGCCACGTCCACCCCCGCCGGCGACCTCAACGAGGCCCGCGCCCTGCGGTCCGTGTTCGGGGACCCGCCGCCCGTCACCGCGACCAAGGCCTCCACCGGCCACCTGCTCGGCGCGTCCGGGCCGCTCGGCGTGCTCGCCGCGCTCGGCGGCCTCGGTGCGTTCGGCGACGCCGTCGTGCCGCCCACCCTCAACCTCGACGAGCAGGACCCCGGCGTCGACCTCGACGTCGTCACCGCCGCCCGCCCGACGTCCGCCCGGCACGCGCTGGTCGACGCCTTCGGGTTCGGCGGGCACAGCTCCGCGCTGGTGCTGTCCCGCGCCTGA
- a CDS encoding ZIP family metal transporter yields MEGFWWGLVGSSSLLIGAAIVMVRPLSQRVVGLVMAFGSGILISAVAYDLVEDAADATDGGWVLLAGLAAGALTFFVGDLLIDRRGGADRKRSTGAQQQGAGGAIALGTVLDGIPESVVLGSTLVGGGGVSVALLAAVFLSNLPEAMSATAGLLKAGTSRSRLFVLWGGTTLVSAVAAGVGYLALGSASGTTVALVQAFAAGALLTMLVDTMIPEAAEFAGPVGGLVTVLGFATAFGLSQVGG; encoded by the coding sequence GTGGAGGGCTTCTGGTGGGGACTGGTGGGCAGCTCGTCGCTGCTCATCGGCGCCGCGATCGTGATGGTCCGGCCCCTGAGCCAGCGGGTGGTGGGGCTGGTCATGGCGTTCGGCTCCGGCATCCTCATCAGTGCCGTCGCGTACGACCTGGTGGAGGACGCCGCGGACGCCACCGACGGCGGCTGGGTGCTGCTGGCCGGACTGGCCGCGGGGGCGCTGACGTTCTTCGTCGGCGACCTGCTCATCGACCGCCGGGGTGGCGCGGACCGCAAGCGTTCGACGGGCGCACAGCAGCAGGGGGCCGGCGGGGCGATCGCGCTCGGCACCGTGCTCGACGGCATCCCCGAGTCCGTGGTGCTGGGGTCGACCCTGGTGGGCGGTGGCGGTGTCAGCGTGGCGCTGCTCGCGGCGGTGTTCCTGTCGAACCTGCCGGAGGCGATGTCGGCGACGGCGGGTCTGCTCAAGGCGGGCACGTCGCGGTCGCGGTTGTTCGTGCTGTGGGGCGGCACGACCCTGGTCTCGGCGGTCGCGGCGGGCGTCGGCTACCTGGCGCTCGGGTCGGCGTCCGGGACGACGGTGGCGCTGGTGCAGGCGTTCGCCGCCGGGGCCCTCCTGACGATGTTGGTGGACACGATGATCCCGGAGGCGGCGGAGTTCGCCGGCCCGGTGGGAGGACTGGTGACGGTGCTGGGTTTCGCGACGGCGTTCGGGCTCTCGCAGGTGGGTGGTTGA
- a CDS encoding DNA-3-methyladenine glycosylase I produces MTTDVENPSGTAPAAPPTPHAGRCFGDGDPLYEQYHDTEWGLPVHGEAELLERIALEGFQSGLSWLTILRKRDAFREVFARFDPERVAALGPDDVERLLGDARIVRNRAKIEATIANGRAVLALHDAGRSLDELFWSFAPPPRAARVATWTDVPALTDESKALAKALKKEGFRFFGPTTAYAAMQACGLVDDHLATCPVVLGAGVVRG; encoded by the coding sequence ATGACCACAGACGTCGAGAACCCGTCGGGCACGGCCCCGGCCGCACCGCCGACCCCCCACGCCGGGCGCTGCTTCGGTGACGGCGACCCGCTGTACGAGCAGTACCACGACACGGAGTGGGGCCTGCCCGTCCACGGGGAGGCCGAGCTGCTGGAGCGGATCGCGCTCGAGGGGTTCCAGTCGGGGTTGTCGTGGCTGACGATCCTGCGCAAGCGGGACGCCTTCCGGGAGGTCTTCGCCCGCTTCGACCCGGAACGGGTCGCCGCGCTGGGGCCGGACGACGTCGAACGGCTGCTGGGTGACGCCCGGATCGTGCGCAACCGCGCGAAGATCGAGGCGACGATCGCCAACGGCCGTGCCGTCCTCGCCCTGCACGACGCCGGACGCTCGCTCGACGAGCTGTTCTGGTCCTTCGCTCCCCCGCCGCGGGCCGCGCGCGTCGCGACGTGGACGGACGTGCCCGCCCTGACCGACGAGTCGAAGGCCCTGGCGAAGGCGCTGAAGAAGGAGGGGTTCCGGTTCTTCGGCCCGACGACGGCGTACGCCGCCATGCAGGCGTGCGGCCTGGTGGACGACCACCTGGCCACCTGTCCCGTCGTGCTCGGGGCCGGCGTCGTCCGGGGCTGA
- a CDS encoding helix-turn-helix domain-containing protein produces the protein MTDDGPGDDVLDLLDSGVGLTPALLAAYRVLVAAPYATVGRVAAALDVGPDDARERLRALADLGFVGRAVGTQDAGTAEARYVAAPPSLVLGTRLAAHEVAMRRAQAELDTLEQMYRLAGAEGGADDVVQVVHGAAEVAHWFARVQSGARSEVMAFVQHPVAVTGADENHVEDDLVRRGVQYRVLFEQAMLDAFPGGLDAFAAGLRAGESARVTGSLPLRMVIADRDLALLPVLTDPSHAAAAAMLVRPSSLLTGLVTLFDTLWTRAAPVVLDLPSGVPAVGVADDVDARLLSLLLAGYTDESAANQLGISPRTVQRRVRELMDRAGVRTRAQLGWHAARAGWGD, from the coding sequence ATGACCGACGACGGCCCCGGGGACGACGTCCTCGACCTCCTCGACAGCGGAGTCGGGCTCACCCCCGCCCTGCTGGCCGCGTACCGCGTGCTGGTGGCGGCGCCGTACGCCACGGTCGGCCGGGTGGCGGCGGCGCTGGACGTCGGGCCCGACGACGCCCGCGAGCGCCTCCGGGCCCTCGCGGACCTGGGGTTCGTCGGCCGGGCGGTCGGGACGCAGGACGCCGGCACGGCCGAGGCCCGCTACGTGGCGGCGCCCCCGTCGCTGGTGCTCGGCACCCGGTTGGCGGCGCACGAGGTCGCGATGCGGCGTGCGCAGGCCGAGCTGGACACCCTGGAGCAGATGTACCGACTCGCCGGGGCCGAGGGCGGGGCGGACGACGTCGTGCAGGTGGTGCACGGCGCCGCCGAGGTGGCGCACTGGTTCGCGCGGGTGCAGTCCGGGGCCCGGTCCGAGGTGATGGCGTTCGTGCAGCACCCGGTGGCGGTGACGGGAGCGGACGAGAACCACGTGGAGGACGACCTGGTGCGCCGCGGCGTCCAGTACCGGGTGCTGTTCGAGCAGGCCATGCTGGACGCCTTTCCCGGCGGGCTCGACGCGTTCGCCGCCGGGCTGCGGGCCGGGGAGTCCGCGCGGGTGACGGGGTCGTTGCCGCTGCGCATGGTGATCGCGGACCGCGACCTCGCGCTCCTGCCGGTGCTCACCGATCCGTCGCACGCCGCCGCCGCGGCGATGCTCGTGCGGCCGAGCTCGCTGCTCACCGGCCTCGTCACCCTCTTCGACACCCTGTGGACGCGCGCGGCGCCCGTCGTCCTCGACCTGCCGTCCGGTGTGCCCGCCGTGGGGGTGGCCGACGACGTCGACGCCCGCCTGCTGTCCCTGCTGCTCGCCGGGTACACCGACGAGTCGGCGGCGAACCAGCTCGGGATCTCGCCGCGGACCGTGCAGCGGCGCGTCCGTGAGCTCATGGACCGCGCGGGCGTGCGCACGCGGGCACAGCTGGGCTGGCACGCCGCCCGGGCGGGCTGGGGCGACTGA
- a CDS encoding class I SAM-dependent methyltransferase, with protein MDDTRATDVAPVADDEPREPLADRVFEVGVAAMECLSIHLGDKLGWYRELAASGPLTPADLAARTRTQERYAREWCEQQAVAGFLVADETGPDRRFRLDDEGVAVFTDAASTDFLAPLARFVTAATVQAPALLDAYRDGGGVSWDQLGDDVRAGQADMNRPWFEQVLPGELAAVPHLHEILSRPGALVADVGCGFGWSTIALARAYPQARFVGVDVDAPSVEAARVNALDAGTVNATFETSWQDAPAGPYDLAFLFECLHDMPHPVDVLTEVRASLADGGRVVVMDEAADDVYTAPGDQVQRALYGYSVLCCLPDSLSHVGSVGTGTVMRRGTLARYARQAGFAVVEDLPIEDFGFWRFTELR; from the coding sequence ATGGACGACACCCGGGCCACCGACGTCGCGCCGGTCGCGGACGACGAGCCCCGCGAACCGCTGGCCGACCGCGTCTTCGAGGTCGGCGTCGCCGCGATGGAGTGCCTGTCCATCCACCTCGGGGACAAGCTCGGCTGGTACCGCGAGCTCGCCGCCTCCGGCCCGCTGACCCCTGCCGACCTCGCCGCCCGTACCCGCACCCAGGAGCGGTACGCGCGCGAGTGGTGCGAGCAGCAGGCCGTCGCCGGGTTCCTCGTGGCCGACGAGACCGGCCCTGACCGCCGGTTCCGCCTCGACGACGAGGGCGTCGCCGTCTTCACCGACGCCGCGTCCACCGACTTCCTCGCGCCCCTCGCCCGGTTCGTCACCGCCGCCACCGTGCAGGCACCCGCGCTGCTCGACGCCTACCGGGACGGGGGAGGCGTGTCCTGGGACCAGCTCGGCGACGACGTCCGCGCCGGCCAGGCCGACATGAACCGCCCCTGGTTCGAGCAGGTCCTGCCCGGCGAGCTCGCCGCCGTGCCCCACCTGCACGAGATCCTGTCCCGTCCGGGCGCGCTCGTCGCCGACGTCGGCTGCGGGTTCGGCTGGTCCACGATCGCCCTCGCCCGCGCCTATCCCCAGGCCCGGTTCGTCGGCGTCGACGTCGACGCCCCCTCCGTGGAGGCCGCCCGCGTCAACGCGCTCGACGCCGGCACCGTCAACGCCACCTTCGAGACCTCCTGGCAGGACGCCCCCGCCGGCCCTTACGACCTCGCGTTCCTCTTCGAGTGCCTGCACGACATGCCCCACCCCGTCGATGTCCTCACCGAGGTCAGGGCGTCGCTGGCGGACGGCGGTCGTGTCGTCGTGATGGACGAGGCGGCCGACGACGTCTACACCGCGCCCGGCGACCAGGTGCAGCGTGCCCTGTACGGGTACAGCGTGCTGTGCTGCCTGCCCGACAGCCTCAGCCACGTCGGGTCGGTCGGCACCGGCACCGTGATGCGGCGCGGCACCCTCGCGCGGTACGCCCGCCAGGCCGGGTTCGCCGTCGTCGAGGACCTGCCGATCGAGGACTTCGGTTTCTGGCGGTTCACCGAGCTGCGCTGA
- a CDS encoding App1 family protein has translation MTHPPDRPPYAGPTASPTPHPTQRPHLAALVEDWCYDLLGAVLRRLGWRPRVQPFTGHGSPERVRVLARVLLAPPQAARRDERRAARRGFRHFLTVPAPQNDVRLHVEGCTVEVVTDRSGYVDVEIGLDPDAPLEPGWREVTIEPRDPVRDVVGERAVAPLLVVGPDTRFGLVSDIDDTTLVTAVPRPLLATWNTFVRHGTSRRAVTGMPELYRKLRDAHDEPLVVYLSNGAWNIAGALRAFLSRNGYPAGPLLLTDWGPTLTGWFRSGPEHKSSSLDLLMSRFPDVRWLLVGDDGQHDPEIYARAVERWPGRVRAVAIRQVGGGRPVAEDQLDGLLDDDVPVVRAPDGIGLGEQLVDVPGVLGSPGADR, from the coding sequence ATGACGCATCCGCCGGACCGGCCGCCGTACGCCGGACCGACCGCCTCCCCCACCCCGCACCCGACGCAGCGGCCCCACCTGGCGGCCCTCGTCGAGGACTGGTGCTACGACCTGCTGGGCGCGGTCCTGCGCCGGCTCGGGTGGCGTCCCCGGGTGCAGCCCTTCACCGGCCACGGGTCGCCGGAGCGGGTGCGCGTCCTGGCCCGGGTGCTGCTCGCTCCCCCGCAGGCGGCGCGCCGCGACGAGCGCCGGGCGGCCCGGCGCGGGTTCCGGCACTTCCTCACGGTGCCGGCACCGCAGAACGACGTGCGGCTGCACGTCGAGGGCTGCACCGTCGAGGTCGTCACCGACCGGTCCGGGTACGTCGACGTCGAGATCGGCCTGGATCCCGACGCCCCGCTGGAGCCCGGGTGGCGGGAGGTGACGATCGAGCCCCGCGACCCGGTGCGCGACGTCGTGGGCGAGCGCGCGGTCGCGCCGCTGCTGGTGGTGGGCCCGGACACCCGCTTCGGGCTGGTCAGCGACATCGACGACACGACCCTCGTCACCGCGGTCCCCCGGCCGCTCCTCGCGACGTGGAACACGTTCGTGCGGCACGGGACGTCCCGCCGGGCCGTGACCGGCATGCCGGAGCTCTACCGGAAGCTGCGGGACGCCCACGACGAGCCGCTCGTCGTCTACCTGTCGAACGGCGCGTGGAACATCGCCGGCGCGCTGCGCGCCTTCCTGTCCCGCAACGGCTACCCGGCCGGTCCGCTGCTGCTCACCGACTGGGGGCCCACGCTCACCGGCTGGTTCCGCAGCGGCCCGGAGCACAAGTCGTCCAGCCTCGACCTGCTCATGTCCCGGTTCCCCGACGTGCGGTGGCTGCTCGTCGGCGACGACGGCCAGCACGACCCGGAGATCTACGCGCGCGCCGTCGAGCGCTGGCCCGGGCGGGTGCGGGCCGTCGCGATCCGGCAGGTGGGGGGCGGCCGGCCCGTCGCCGAGGACCAGCTCGACGGCCTGCTCGACGACGACGTCCCCGTCGTCCGCGCGCCCGACGGGATCGGGCTCGGCGAACAGCTCGTCGACGTCCCCGGCGTCCTCGGCTCCCCCGGCGCCGACCGCTAG
- a CDS encoding S8 family serine peptidase: MRPLVRAGIAATAAGAALAAGVLPGWGANPPTETDPDTSAHGEATTVTLVTGDVVRVTTTADGQEVYAVEPAPGSTGTAQTLMVGDDTYVLPDAALPYLASGALDQELFNVSDLVEFGYDDASGGIPVIAQHSARLRSAPRAPAGSEKVLDLPSVDATALVRAADEADEFWAAVTGAATTGRARAAVAPGTLAGGLTALWLDGRVESTLDVSVPLVGAPEAWAGGNDGTGARVAVLDSGVDPEHPDLVDAVTTMQSFVPGEEVTDANGHGTHVASTVAGSGAASDGRHTGVAPGAELAVGKVLGDDGYGQDSWIIAGMEWAVTQADADVVSMSLGDDSRTDQTDPIAQSLNALSAEHDTLFVVAAGNAGAVGSVHSPGTADAALTIAATDDRDARASFSSQGPRGLDDGLKPDMAAPGVGITAARSQFSSGSGAYRSLNGTSMATPHVAGAAALLTVQHPDWGAQRLKDALMSSTHEIAGTHYEVGTGRLDVPAALDDIAATGSVYFGMVSWGDADPEPQTRTITYTNDTDADVALDLTTATDGATDVVRLSAAEVVVPAHGSASVEATASYADAPEPGHYLGEVVATDAAGTVVARTSTGLTRETEKYDLDVTVLDLAGKPVVGAQIMGYDYQGARFGYWYTGADGSVGARRVEPGAWAVSTKIRVADADGTDRLFWLADPRVDVVDGDVSVVLDAREATEVRLDTPLPSEAYAGRIDWYHAPAEGTSLLMANPVNRGVETWVLPTDDVPDGELYTTARWSRTAPLLDLRAWSPQPRAIEPVYQSGSTRLDGRVDLRVVTAGEGTPAEIAAVDATGKALVVTAGGDVTPAARAAAAQAAGAELLVVVADGPGTLFEPAGGTTLPVVSVSVEEGERLLSGSSKGRLRGWADAFPEYAYDYAHTWEGSTPERMVLAPRTRDLAQVTDRFVDTQERIAFLSRADCPDYLLRCQAIAVPWQTADEHVTFLSAGVDGAGTVWGASVLGENLWDVRDTTRQYAPGERDTLNWFGVAAPRQGDGFWKSSNTGTMLRMNVPPASPGGGMTGTFGSGRTVASRLYHDDTLLRSASSQAMNQLRSDGTGPQTYRYEMDVTVDPSTWAWSSRTSTAWTFVTDRAAPGDLPLLGVEYDVPTRLDGTVRGGRTTVGLTVGHVPDAVGTGTVTDVALEVSYDEGATWSDATVRTDGDGWSAQLRTPKSADSVSLRTTAHDDAGNAVTQEVVRAFGVS, encoded by the coding sequence ATGCGACCACTCGTCCGAGCCGGGATCGCCGCGACCGCGGCGGGTGCCGCGCTGGCCGCGGGAGTGCTTCCCGGCTGGGGAGCGAACCCGCCCACCGAGACCGACCCCGACACCTCCGCCCACGGCGAGGCGACGACCGTCACCCTCGTCACCGGGGACGTCGTCCGGGTCACCACGACGGCTGACGGTCAGGAGGTCTACGCCGTCGAGCCGGCACCCGGCTCCACGGGCACGGCGCAGACCCTGATGGTCGGCGACGACACCTACGTCCTGCCCGACGCCGCCCTGCCGTACCTCGCGTCGGGCGCGCTCGACCAGGAGCTGTTCAACGTCAGCGACCTCGTCGAGTTCGGTTACGACGACGCGTCGGGCGGCATCCCCGTCATCGCGCAGCACTCCGCGCGGCTGCGCTCGGCGCCGCGCGCCCCCGCCGGCAGCGAGAAGGTCCTCGACCTGCCGTCCGTCGACGCCACCGCCCTGGTCAGGGCCGCCGACGAGGCCGACGAGTTCTGGGCCGCCGTCACCGGGGCCGCCACCACCGGCCGGGCGCGGGCCGCGGTCGCGCCGGGCACCCTGGCGGGCGGCCTCACCGCCCTCTGGCTCGACGGTCGGGTGGAGTCGACGCTGGACGTGAGCGTCCCGCTCGTCGGCGCCCCCGAGGCCTGGGCCGGCGGCAACGACGGCACCGGCGCGCGCGTCGCCGTGCTCGACTCGGGCGTGGACCCCGAGCACCCCGACCTGGTCGACGCCGTCACGACCATGCAGTCGTTCGTCCCCGGCGAGGAGGTGACCGACGCCAACGGTCACGGGACCCACGTGGCGTCCACGGTGGCCGGGTCCGGCGCCGCGAGCGACGGCCGGCACACCGGCGTGGCACCGGGAGCCGAGCTCGCCGTCGGCAAGGTGCTGGGCGACGACGGTTACGGCCAGGACTCGTGGATCATCGCCGGGATGGAGTGGGCGGTCACGCAGGCCGACGCCGACGTCGTCAGCATGAGCCTCGGCGACGACTCCCGGACCGACCAGACCGACCCGATCGCGCAGTCCCTCAACGCGCTGTCCGCCGAGCACGACACGCTGTTCGTCGTCGCGGCGGGCAACGCGGGCGCCGTGGGCTCCGTCCACAGCCCGGGCACCGCCGACGCGGCCCTGACCATCGCGGCGACGGACGACCGCGACGCCCGCGCGTCGTTCTCGTCGCAGGGCCCGCGCGGTCTCGACGACGGCCTCAAGCCCGACATGGCGGCGCCGGGCGTCGGCATCACCGCGGCGCGGTCGCAGTTCTCGTCCGGCTCGGGCGCGTACCGCTCGCTGAACGGCACGTCGATGGCGACGCCGCACGTCGCGGGCGCTGCGGCCCTCCTGACCGTCCAGCACCCCGACTGGGGCGCGCAGCGGCTCAAGGACGCGCTCATGTCCTCCACGCACGAGATCGCCGGCACGCACTACGAGGTCGGCACCGGCCGCCTCGACGTGCCCGCCGCGCTCGACGACATCGCCGCGACCGGCTCGGTCTACTTCGGCATGGTCTCCTGGGGCGACGCCGACCCGGAGCCGCAGACACGCACGATCACGTACACGAACGACACCGACGCCGACGTGGCGCTCGACCTGACCACGGCCACCGACGGCGCCACCGATGTCGTCCGGCTGTCCGCCGCCGAGGTCGTCGTGCCGGCGCACGGGTCGGCCTCCGTCGAGGCGACCGCGTCGTACGCCGACGCCCCGGAGCCCGGCCACTACCTCGGCGAGGTCGTCGCGACCGACGCCGCAGGGACGGTCGTCGCCCGCACGAGCACCGGCCTGACGCGGGAGACCGAGAAGTACGACCTCGACGTCACCGTCCTCGACCTCGCCGGCAAGCCCGTCGTCGGTGCCCAGATCATGGGCTACGACTACCAGGGCGCGCGCTTCGGCTACTGGTACACGGGCGCGGACGGCTCCGTGGGCGCCCGACGCGTGGAGCCCGGCGCCTGGGCGGTCTCCACGAAGATCCGCGTGGCCGACGCCGACGGCACCGACCGCCTCTTCTGGCTGGCGGATCCGCGCGTCGACGTCGTCGACGGCGACGTGAGCGTCGTCCTCGACGCCCGGGAGGCCACCGAAGTCCGCCTCGACACCCCCTTGCCGTCCGAGGCGTACGCCGGGCGGATCGACTGGTACCACGCCCCGGCCGAAGGGACGTCCCTGCTCATGGCGAACCCCGTGAACCGCGGGGTGGAGACCTGGGTGCTCCCGACGGACGACGTCCCGGACGGCGAGCTCTACACCACCGCCCGGTGGTCGCGGACGGCACCCCTGCTCGACCTGCGCGCGTGGAGCCCGCAGCCCCGCGCCATCGAGCCGGTCTACCAGTCGGGCAGCACGCGGCTCGACGGCCGGGTCGACCTGCGGGTCGTGACGGCGGGCGAGGGCACCCCCGCGGAGATCGCCGCGGTGGACGCCACCGGGAAGGCCCTCGTGGTCACCGCCGGCGGCGACGTCACGCCCGCCGCCCGCGCCGCCGCCGCGCAGGCCGCGGGGGCCGAGCTGCTCGTCGTCGTCGCCGACGGGCCGGGCACGTTGTTCGAGCCCGCGGGCGGCACGACGCTCCCCGTCGTGTCCGTGAGCGTCGAGGAGGGCGAGCGACTGCTCTCCGGCTCGTCGAAGGGGCGGCTCCGCGGCTGGGCGGACGCCTTCCCCGAGTACGCCTACGACTACGCGCACACGTGGGAGGGGAGCACGCCGGAGCGGATGGTCCTCGCCCCGCGCACGCGGGACCTGGCGCAGGTGACGGACCGGTTCGTCGACACGCAGGAGCGGATCGCGTTCCTGTCGCGGGCCGACTGCCCCGACTACCTGCTCCGCTGCCAGGCCATCGCCGTGCCGTGGCAGACGGCGGACGAGCACGTCACGTTCCTCAGCGCGGGTGTCGACGGCGCCGGGACGGTGTGGGGCGCGAGCGTCCTCGGGGAGAACCTGTGGGACGTGCGCGACACCACCCGGCAGTACGCGCCCGGCGAGCGGGACACGCTGAACTGGTTCGGCGTCGCGGCGCCGCGCCAGGGCGACGGCTTCTGGAAGTCGTCGAACACCGGGACGATGCTGCGGATGAACGTGCCGCCGGCGAGCCCGGGGGGCGGCATGACTGGGACGTTCGGGTCGGGGCGGACCGTCGCCTCGCGCCTCTACCACGACGACACCCTGCTGCGGTCGGCCTCCTCGCAGGCCATGAACCAGCTCCGCTCCGACGGGACAGGACCGCAGACGTACCGCTACGAGATGGACGTGACCGTCGACCCGTCGACGTGGGCGTGGTCGTCGCGGACGTCGACGGCGTGGACCTTCGTCACCGACCGGGCGGCGCCCGGCGACCTGCCGCTGCTGGGCGTCGAGTACGACGTGCCCACACGGCTGGACGGCACGGTGCGGGGCGGCCGGACGACCGTCGGCCTCACCGTGGGCCACGTCCCCGACGCCGTGGGCACCGGCACCGTGACGGACGTCGCGCTCGAGGTGTCCTACGACGAGGGCGCGACCTGGTCGGACGCGACCGTCCGCACGGACGGTGACGGCTGGTCGGCGCAGCTGCGCACCCCGAAGAGCGCGGACTCGGTGTCGTTGCGCACCACCGCGCACGACGACGCCGGCAACGCCGTCACGCAGGAGGTCGTGCGGGCGTTCGGCGTGAGCTGA